The nucleotide sequence GCTCGAGTGCATCGAGCGGTACTTCGCCACCGCGCCCCTGTCCGAGGCGCGGATCGAGAGAGCCGGGGCCCTCGACGTCCCGATCGCCGATCCCGCCTGGCCCTATCCGGCGCGGCCGCGGCGGGACGGCGACCCGGTCAGCGCCGAGGACGTGCGAACCGCGATCGCGCTCCAGCAGGAGGCGGGTCTGCCCGCGGCGCTGGAGTGGATCTCCGAGTGCTCGCCCGAGGTCGCGGCCGTCGCCCGCACGGCGGGGATGACCGTGGAGGCCCTGCCGCTGCTGGTCGCCGACGACCCGGTCGACCTGGTCCTCCCGGCCGGGGTGCGGTTGTTCCTCGTCGGCGCCGACGACCCCGAGCTGCCGCACTACCAGCAGCTCGCCGTCCTCGCGTTCACCCACCCCGGCGGGCCGGCCGACGTGCACGAGGTGCCGAACGACACCTCCGCGGAGGCGGCCGCGCGCACCGCCGTCCTCCGGGAGCGGATCGCCGACGGGCGCACCGTGATGATGGTCGCCATCGAGGACGGCACGCCCGTGGCGGTGGGCTCGCACCAGCCGATCGACGTCGACGGCACCGAGGTCAGCGAGATCGTCGGGGTGGCGACGCTGCCGCGGCTGCGGGGGCGCGGGCTGGGCGCCGGCGTCGCCTCCGCGCTGGCCGCGCACGCCCGCGAGACCGCGGACATGGTCTTCCTCGCAGCCGGTGACGACGACGTCGCGCGGGTGTACGAGCGCATCGGCTTCGCCCACGTGGCGACGGCGGGGATCGCCGAGCTCCGTCCGGTGGGGTGACCCGGCCGCCGGCTCATTCGTCGCCGGGGGTGTGGATCCGGGCGGCCACCGCCTCCCCGGCCGCCGCGAGGGCCGCGCGCGCGGAGTCGTAGCCGACCGACCGCGGGACCTCGCTGAACAGCACGACGACCCGGGATCCGTGGACGGCGACCGAGTGCAGGTGCCGCTGGCCGTCGACGCAGCACATCCACCCCTGCTTCACGGCCGGTTCGCCGGGGAGCGTGCCGAACAGCCCGAACTGCTGGTCGAAGCCGTCGGCGGCCTGGGGCGTGGCTTCCCGCATCCAGCCGAGCAGGGCCCCGGAGTCCTCGGGGTGGGCGACCGCGGGCAGCAGCGCGAGGAACCGGGCCACGTCCCGCGCCGTCGTGACCGCCTGCCCCCACTGGCCGGGGATGTCCGACGGCGGAGGGCTCGTGCCCGGCAGGTCGTAGCGGGCCGCCACGTCGCGCACCATCTGCGCGCCGTCGAAGCGCACCCACAGCCTGGAGGCGGCCGGATCGTCGGAGCGACGGATCATCTCGCGAAGCAGGACCCGTTCCTGCTGCGAGAGCTCGATCGAGCCCTCGCGTGCCCGGGTGAGGATGTCCTCGGCCATGAACAGCTTGACCATCGACGCGGTCGGGAACGGCCGCCGGGCCACCGGACCGTTGTCGGTGCGATCCTCGGCCCGGCGGGCCGTGCGCGCCTCGATGGCGCGGATGCTGCCCTCGGTCGCGCGGAAGCGCAGGCGGTCCACCGCGACGGCGAGGGTGCCCGACTGGCCGTAGCCGCGCACGGCGCCAGCCACCAGCCTGTCCGCGGGCGGGCCGCCGGCCGCGGCGGGGGAGGCCGGCACGAGCGCGAGCAGGTGGACCACGGCGAGCAGCGCCGTGACGAGCGCGGCCACCAGGGGCCGGGATCGGTACGGGGCGACCGGATCGACCATGCACCTGGTTCTTCCCCGGCGGGCCACCGCGCACCCGAGATGGTTGAGCCGTCATCAACCGCCGGGGTGGCCGTGCCGCTGTGCAGCCGGGCGGCTGCACAGCGGCACACATGTCACTGCTGCTCGTAGGTGACCACCATCGTGGCCCGCGCCAGCGTGTG is from Blastococcus sp. HT6-4 and encodes:
- a CDS encoding GNAT family N-acetyltransferase, with the protein product MPTRPGPLECIERYFATAPLSEARIERAGALDVPIADPAWPYPARPRRDGDPVSAEDVRTAIALQQEAGLPAALEWISECSPEVAAVARTAGMTVEALPLLVADDPVDLVLPAGVRLFLVGADDPELPHYQQLAVLAFTHPGGPADVHEVPNDTSAEAAARTAVLRERIADGRTVMMVAIEDGTPVAVGSHQPIDVDGTEVSEIVGVATLPRLRGRGLGAGVASALAAHARETADMVFLAAGDDDVARVYERIGFAHVATAGIAELRPVG
- a CDS encoding serine hydrolase, translating into MVDPVAPYRSRPLVAALVTALLAVVHLLALVPASPAAAGGPPADRLVAGAVRGYGQSGTLAVAVDRLRFRATEGSIRAIEARTARRAEDRTDNGPVARRPFPTASMVKLFMAEDILTRAREGSIELSQQERVLLREMIRRSDDPAASRLWVRFDGAQMVRDVAARYDLPGTSPPPSDIPGQWGQAVTTARDVARFLALLPAVAHPEDSGALLGWMREATPQAADGFDQQFGLFGTLPGEPAVKQGWMCCVDGQRHLHSVAVHGSRVVVLFSEVPRSVGYDSARAALAAAGEAVAARIHTPGDE